One Methylobacterium oryzae DNA window includes the following coding sequences:
- a CDS encoding DNA-binding protein, with product MSDDKTIDGTAREVRETEAAKPASRAVPRRTWVVGAVALPLALGAVGLSLAQGTPFQPTPVAPVAIQALAPSGATAIKGEVAEIFGNKFVVQDGTGRALVETGREGEGGGLVAKGETVTVQGRFETGFLRARVLTHGDGRTLLLGPAGGPPTGSLDWAKDRLGLGPKPDMAALTASLQAAGYGDVRVTGRGPRHLEVAAKDRDGREHQLHVGFDGQVRERPAPGLPPL from the coding sequence ATGAGCGACGACAAGACCATCGACGGGACCGCGCGGGAAGTCCGCGAGACCGAGGCCGCCAAGCCGGCGTCGCGGGCGGTGCCGCGGCGGACCTGGGTGGTGGGCGCGGTGGCGCTGCCGCTTGCCCTGGGCGCCGTCGGCCTGTCCCTGGCGCAGGGAACGCCGTTCCAGCCGACGCCGGTCGCGCCGGTGGCGATCCAGGCCCTGGCCCCCTCCGGCGCGACCGCCATCAAGGGTGAGGTCGCGGAGATCTTCGGCAACAAGTTCGTGGTGCAGGACGGGACCGGGCGGGCCCTCGTGGAGACGGGCCGCGAGGGCGAGGGCGGCGGCCTCGTCGCCAAGGGCGAGACCGTGACGGTGCAGGGTCGCTTCGAGACCGGCTTCCTGCGCGCCCGGGTCCTGACCCACGGGGACGGGCGCACGCTGCTGCTCGGGCCGGCCGGCGGCCCTCCGACCGGCAGCCTGGACTGGGCCAAGGACCGGCTCGGTCTCGGGCCGAAGCCCGACATGGCCGCCCTGACCGCCTCGCTCCAGGCGGCGGGCTACGGCGACGTGCGGGTCACGGGCCGCGGGCCGCGCCATCTCGAGGTGGCCGCGAAGGACCGGGACGGCCGCGAGCACCAGCTCCATGTCGGCTTCGACGGCCAGGTGCGGGAGCGCCCGGCGCCGGGGCTGCCGCCGCTCTGA
- a CDS encoding heme biosynthesis protein HemY — MWRALAFLALLALAAFGAVWIADRPGTVTVVWNGYQIGTSLAVALVGVIAAAIVLGVLWAIVRGVIGLPEALVRGSAERRRAKGLSALSRGMVAVGSGDPLAARRFAGDAERLLGTEPLTLLLKAQAAQISGDRDAAESAFQRMVDDPETRVLGLRGLFVEARRREDETAARAYATEAARLAPSVTWANEALLEAQSADGDWAAALETIERRSSLGLIDKAAARRQRAVLLTAIAGEREAGEPEIAAERALQAVKLAPDLVPAACIAGRLLARRGDVKKAARIVEAAWKANPHPDLAKVYLGLRPGDSVRDRLARAEVLAKLSVWDPESRLALGQAALDARDYKRAREAVKPLLSDRPTARACLMMAAIEEAEHGAASGQAREWLARAARAPRDRVWIADGIATDTWAPVSPVTGRLDAFAWREPPNTLGAAPAVEPEADAAGPALVPAAPNAAAPGARPLASSVPVSPPTVSPAAATAPVPSPTPASTSASAQAASSASVASAASTSTGPIPTVLPAKASASKAAGADPVSAGMASAALPPSGSGERPVRRIG, encoded by the coding sequence ATGTGGCGCGCCCTCGCCTTCCTGGCCCTGCTCGCACTCGCCGCCTTCGGGGCGGTCTGGATCGCCGACAGGCCCGGCACCGTCACCGTCGTCTGGAACGGCTACCAGATCGGCACCAGCCTCGCGGTCGCCCTCGTCGGCGTGATCGCGGCGGCGATCGTCCTGGGCGTCCTCTGGGCGATCGTGCGCGGTGTCATCGGCCTGCCCGAGGCCCTGGTCCGCGGCTCGGCCGAGCGGCGCCGGGCCAAGGGCCTCTCGGCCCTCTCCCGCGGCATGGTGGCGGTGGGCTCGGGCGATCCCCTGGCGGCCCGCCGCTTCGCGGGCGACGCCGAGCGGCTCCTCGGCACCGAGCCGCTGACCCTGCTGCTGAAGGCGCAGGCGGCGCAGATCTCCGGCGACCGGGACGCGGCCGAGAGCGCCTTCCAGCGCATGGTCGACGATCCCGAGACCCGGGTCCTGGGCCTGCGCGGCCTGTTCGTCGAGGCCCGGCGCCGCGAGGACGAGACGGCCGCCCGCGCCTACGCCACCGAGGCCGCCCGCCTCGCCCCGAGCGTGACCTGGGCCAACGAGGCCCTTCTGGAGGCGCAGAGCGCCGACGGCGACTGGGCAGCCGCCCTGGAGACGATCGAGCGCCGCTCGTCCCTCGGACTGATCGACAAGGCCGCGGCCCGACGCCAGCGGGCGGTGCTCCTCACCGCCATCGCCGGCGAGCGCGAGGCCGGCGAGCCGGAAATCGCCGCGGAGCGGGCCCTGCAGGCGGTCAAGCTCGCCCCCGACCTCGTGCCGGCGGCCTGCATCGCCGGCCGCCTCCTCGCCCGTCGCGGCGACGTCAAGAAGGCCGCCCGGATCGTCGAGGCGGCCTGGAAGGCCAATCCCCATCCCGACCTCGCGAAGGTCTATCTGGGCCTGCGTCCCGGCGATTCGGTCCGCGACCGCCTCGCCCGCGCCGAAGTCCTGGCGAAGCTGTCGGTCTGGGACCCCGAATCCCGCCTCGCCCTGGGCCAGGCCGCCCTCGACGCGCGGGACTACAAGCGGGCCCGCGAGGCCGTGAAGCCCCTGCTCTCCGACCGTCCGACCGCCCGGGCCTGCCTGATGATGGCGGCCATCGAGGAGGCCGAGCACGGGGCCGCTTCCGGTCAGGCCCGCGAGTGGCTGGCCCGGGCCGCCCGCGCCCCGCGCGACCGCGTGTGGATCGCCGACGGCATCGCCACCGATACCTGGGCGCCGGTCTCGCCGGTGACCGGGCGCCTCGACGCCTTCGCGTGGCGCGAGCCCCCGAACACGCTCGGTGCCGCGCCCGCGGTGGAGCCGGAGGCGGACGCCGCCGGCCCGGCCCTCGTGCCGGCGGCCCCGAACGCCGCGGCGCCGGGCGCCAGACCGCTCGCCTCATCGGTCCCCGTGTCGCCTCCGACCGTGTCCCCCGCCGCCGCGACTGCTCCGGTCCCGTCGCCGACACCCGCGTCGACCTCCGCGTCGGCCCAGGCCGCGTCCTCGGCCTCGGTCGCGTCCGCGGCGTCGACCTCCACCGGCCCGATCCCGACCGTCCTTCCGGCGAAGGCGAGCGCCTCGAAGGCGGCCGGTGCCGACCCGGTCTCGGCCGGGATGGCGTCCGCGGCGCTGCCGCCTTCCGGCTCGGGTGAGCGGCCGGTTCGTCGGATCGGGTGA
- a CDS encoding manganese catalase family protein, whose translation MYYHDKRLQYPVKVDSPDPIYARMLQQAIGGIEGEIRVAFQYFFQAWGNRAPTTKYRDMLLNTATEEIGHIEMLATAVALNLENAPTKVQEAGAADAIVGAVMGGENPRHIAEGMLHKTLLSTGMAAFPGNSDGQSFDMSHIYASGNIAADMYCNVAAESTGRVLAVRLYNATNDAGMRDMWSFLIARDTMHQQQWLAVIEELGGHAGTLPIPNSFPQEKENQKFNYNFFSTSADGSPPPAGRWTQGPSLDGKGEFSVVQNQPMGEEPVLGPARPDSGAESQQIG comes from the coding sequence ATGTACTATCACGACAAGCGGCTTCAGTACCCGGTCAAGGTCGACAGCCCCGACCCGATCTACGCCCGCATGCTCCAGCAGGCGATTGGCGGCATCGAGGGCGAGATCCGGGTCGCCTTCCAGTACTTCTTCCAGGCCTGGGGGAACCGCGCCCCGACGACCAAGTACCGCGACATGCTGCTCAATACGGCCACCGAGGAGATCGGCCATATCGAGATGCTCGCGACTGCGGTGGCGCTGAACCTCGAGAACGCCCCTACCAAGGTCCAGGAGGCCGGGGCGGCCGACGCGATCGTCGGTGCCGTGATGGGCGGCGAGAACCCGCGCCACATCGCCGAGGGCATGCTGCACAAGACGCTGCTGTCGACCGGCATGGCCGCCTTCCCGGGTAATTCCGACGGCCAGTCCTTCGACATGAGCCACATCTACGCCAGCGGCAACATCGCGGCCGACATGTACTGCAACGTCGCCGCCGAGAGCACCGGGCGCGTCCTGGCGGTGCGGCTCTACAACGCCACCAACGATGCGGGCATGCGCGACATGTGGAGCTTCCTCATCGCCCGGGACACGATGCACCAGCAGCAATGGCTGGCGGTGATCGAGGAACTCGGCGGCCACGCCGGAACGCTGCCGATCCCGAACTCCTTCCCGCAGGAGAAGGAGAACCAGAAGTTCAACTACAACTTCTTCTCGACGTCGGCGGACGGTTCGCCGCCGCCGGCCGGGCGCTGGACCCAGGGCCCGTCGCTCGACGGCAAGGGCGAGTTCAGCGTCGTCCAGAACCAGCCGATGGGCGAGGAGCCGGTGCTCGGCCCGGCTCGGCCCGACAGCGGTGCCGAGAGCCAGCAGATCGGCTGA
- a CDS encoding NUDIX hydrolase, translating to MTVLEEDGEPRRQVGALPFRHGRDGKTKILLVTSRESRRWVIPKGWPMKGRKPFEAAAREAYEEAGLRGAVGKRPIGLYLYQKRLRNLDTVLCQVKVFPLEVRKQLKHFPEARQRELRWFTPSDAAEAVSEPGLAALIRAASRT from the coding sequence GTGACCGTCCTCGAGGAGGACGGCGAGCCGCGGCGGCAGGTCGGGGCCCTGCCGTTCCGGCACGGGCGGGACGGCAAGACCAAGATCCTGCTGGTGACCTCCCGGGAGAGCCGCCGCTGGGTCATCCCCAAGGGATGGCCGATGAAGGGTCGCAAGCCGTTCGAGGCGGCCGCGCGGGAGGCCTACGAGGAGGCCGGCCTGCGCGGTGCGGTCGGCAAGCGGCCGATCGGGCTGTACCTCTACCAGAAGCGTCTGAGGAACCTCGACACCGTCCTGTGCCAGGTGAAGGTGTTTCCGCTGGAGGTGCGCAAGCAGCTCAAGCATTTCCCGGAGGCGCGCCAGCGGGAACTCCGATGGTTTACCCCGTCGGACGCCGCCGAGGCCGTGTCCGAGCCCGGGCTCGCCGCCCTGATCCGGGCCGCATCGCGCACCTAA
- a CDS encoding uroporphyrinogen-III synthase: MRIWVARPEPGATRTGAALAELGHVPLVAPVLAVRPTAAAPPMRPFAALLLTSANAVPAIRDAPALRRLPVFAVGARTAALARAAGLGPVREGPGDAAGLAGLVAATLPPGQPLLHATGAERKPEPAATLTAAGFRVTAFVAYRAEPLDRLPPAVGRELAENRLEAALHYSRRSAAVALALADGSEHGGAFRRLRHYCLSPDVAAPLEAAGVPVHFVAARPREADLLGALTGRPG, translated from the coding sequence TTGCGGATCTGGGTGGCGCGGCCCGAGCCGGGAGCGACGCGGACCGGGGCGGCCCTGGCCGAACTCGGCCATGTGCCGCTCGTGGCGCCCGTCCTGGCCGTGCGGCCGACCGCGGCGGCCCCGCCCATGAGACCCTTCGCCGCGCTGCTGCTGACCAGCGCCAACGCGGTTCCGGCGATCCGCGACGCCCCGGCCCTGCGCAGACTCCCGGTCTTCGCCGTCGGCGCTCGGACGGCCGCCCTGGCTCGCGCGGCCGGTCTCGGCCCCGTCCGGGAGGGGCCCGGCGACGCCGCGGGCCTCGCCGGCCTGGTGGCGGCGACGCTGCCGCCCGGCCAGCCACTCCTCCACGCGACGGGAGCCGAGCGCAAGCCGGAACCGGCGGCGACGCTCACGGCCGCCGGATTCCGGGTCACGGCCTTCGTGGCGTACCGGGCCGAACCGCTGGACCGCCTGCCGCCGGCGGTCGGCCGCGAACTCGCCGAGAACCGCCTCGAGGCGGCCCTTCACTATTCCCGGCGCAGCGCTGCCGTCGCCCTTGCCCTCGCGGATGGATCGGAGCACGGCGGAGCTTTCCGCCGGCTGAGGCATTACTGCCTATCGCCGGATGTTGCGGCACCCCTGGAAGCGGCCGGTGTTCCGGTCCATTTCGTCGCGGCACGCCCGCGCGAAGCGGACCTGCTCGGCGCCCTGACAGGGCGACCGGGCTAA
- a CDS encoding metal-sensitive transcriptional regulator — protein MTRGTLVDGRVCLARTDAERAPLVRRLARIEGQVRGLRAMVEADRHCLDEIQQIRAATAALREVGLLIIDQHVAAGLRLAARDPDREAVMADLLRVLRAAMAEAG, from the coding sequence GTGACACGCGGCACGCTCGTCGACGGTCGTGTCTGCCTCGCCCGGACCGACGCGGAGCGCGCCCCGCTGGTCCGGCGACTGGCGCGGATCGAGGGTCAGGTTCGAGGATTGCGGGCGATGGTCGAGGCCGACAGGCACTGCCTCGACGAGATCCAGCAGATCCGGGCCGCCACCGCGGCATTGCGCGAGGTCGGCCTCCTGATCATCGACCAGCACGTCGCCGCGGGGCTCCGCCTCGCGGCGCGCGATCCGGACCGGGAGGCGGTCATGGCGGACCTCCTCCGGGTTCTGCGGGCGGCCATGGCGGAGGCCGGATAG
- a CDS encoding aldose 1-epimerase family protein, whose product MTTRIELTAPDGTTATLATDGAEPVSWRVGGTEYLWSGDPEHWNRHAPWLFPVVGASAGGHVTVGSERYPMAQHGFARDLPFAVVDRSADAVTLRLTDGPETRAHYPFAFRLDIAARVRPAGLDLDVTVANPGAVPLPYALGFHPAFPWPFAGGTRARDGGYAVAFEEAERPFAPQVGPGGLLLRDEQPIPLAGDTLPLDPALFTEAFVFRNARSRWMRFTGPGRSIRMEMADFPHLAVWTKPTAPFLSLECWTGYADWSDFAGDLAARDSQRLLAPGAAARHGVRLTLET is encoded by the coding sequence GTGACCACGCGCATCGAGCTGACCGCACCGGACGGCACCACCGCGACGCTCGCGACCGACGGGGCCGAGCCGGTCTCGTGGCGGGTCGGCGGGACCGAGTATCTCTGGAGCGGCGATCCCGAGCACTGGAACCGCCACGCACCCTGGCTCTTCCCGGTGGTCGGCGCCTCGGCGGGCGGGCACGTGACGGTCGGGTCCGAGCGCTACCCGATGGCCCAGCACGGCTTCGCCCGGGACCTGCCCTTCGCGGTGGTCGACCGGAGCGCCGACGCGGTGACCCTGCGCCTGACCGACGGGCCCGAGACGCGGGCGCACTACCCGTTCGCGTTCCGGCTCGACATCGCCGCGCGGGTCCGCCCGGCGGGGCTCGACCTCGACGTGACCGTCGCCAATCCCGGCGCCGTCCCCCTGCCCTACGCCCTCGGCTTCCACCCGGCCTTCCCGTGGCCCTTCGCGGGCGGCACCCGCGCCCGCGACGGCGGCTACGCGGTCGCCTTCGAGGAGGCGGAGCGGCCCTTCGCCCCGCAGGTCGGCCCAGGCGGCCTGCTGCTGCGCGACGAGCAGCCGATCCCCCTCGCCGGGGACACGCTGCCCCTCGATCCGGCGCTCTTCACCGAGGCCTTCGTGTTCCGGAACGCCCGCAGCCGCTGGATGCGCTTCACCGGCCCCGGACGATCGATCCGCATGGAGATGGCGGATTTCCCCCACCTGGCGGTCTGGACCAAGCCGACCGCACCCTTCCTGTCGCTGGAGTGCTGGACCGGCTACGCCGACTGGTCGGACTTCGCGGGCGACCTCGCCGCGCGCGATTCGCAGCGTCTGCTCGCCCCGGGCGCCGCGGCGCGCCACGGCGTCCGCCTGACGCTGGAGACCTAG
- a CDS encoding response regulator transcription factor codes for MKILLVEDDAALAAEVAKVLRAENFVLDHAATGEDAQHLGETEGYDAVVLDLGLPKGDGVSVLRAWRGAGRTLPVLVLTARDGWSDKVAAFKAGADDYLVKPVRVEELVIRLRALVRRSQGGGASRITCGPLSFDPGLGAFEHEGLPLKLTGLEWRVLSCLMLNRETVVPRPHLIERVYEGDADVDSNSVEVIITRLRRKIAPARIESVRGHGYRLHAEPA; via the coding sequence GTGAAGATCCTGCTGGTGGAGGACGACGCCGCCCTCGCGGCGGAGGTCGCCAAGGTCCTGCGCGCCGAGAACTTCGTGCTCGACCACGCCGCCACCGGCGAGGACGCCCAGCATCTCGGCGAGACCGAGGGCTACGACGCCGTCGTGCTCGATCTCGGCCTGCCGAAGGGCGACGGCGTCTCGGTGCTGCGGGCCTGGCGCGGGGCCGGCCGGACCCTGCCGGTGCTGGTGCTCACCGCCCGGGACGGCTGGAGCGACAAGGTCGCGGCCTTCAAGGCGGGGGCGGACGACTACCTCGTGAAGCCGGTGCGCGTGGAGGAGCTGGTGATCCGCCTCCGCGCCCTCGTGCGCCGGTCCCAGGGCGGGGGCGCGAGCCGGATCACCTGCGGTCCCCTCAGCTTCGATCCGGGTCTCGGCGCCTTCGAGCACGAGGGCCTGCCGCTCAAGCTCACCGGCCTGGAATGGCGGGTCCTGTCCTGCCTGATGCTGAACCGCGAGACCGTGGTGCCGCGCCCGCACCTGATCGAGCGGGTCTACGAGGGCGACGCCGACGTCGATTCGAACTCCGTCGAGGTGATCATCACGCGCCTGCGCCGGAAGATCGCGCCTGCGCGGATCGAGAGCGTGCGCGGCCACGGCTACCGCCTGCACGCGGAGCCCGCCTGA
- a CDS encoding translation initiation factor 2, whose amino-acid sequence MTAGPIIDLKAKRIPDPPAAGKEPGKDASKDASRDTSKDASRDGKEPPKGPIPAVAAVDPGRSAAAPAGRARAGFGSLAAAGLLGGVIGAGLLFGAEKAGIGPDPRLSALDQRLSGQLASLDKRLDGLAPRDAVTALDKRVAAAEASAKQALDKSGAAPASTADGQAAGQASGQAPAVPPDLVARLDSLDQRVAALQEEPGQEPGRDQPADSKLGVVQDNAKQIADLETRLKAVEDGGANKGAAEEAARKVAALQSEVEQKTKANAEADAALGQRLDALQQAVDARVKAATEAVQAATQASRTAAEAGQAQAAEAAKAVDRRLQEQADQIAALDKSVAQRAEASTVQAALRVVVADRVAAALESGTSYAEPLATLRKLDPGTDAQAKALAPFADGGAPSAADLADTFRPIAERIAAKRQAQRAKSAAETGDFRTKLLSMADGLVQIRKADAPAPEAADDPESKVQAALDRGDLSAASAAFAALPAEARDQAGDFGAKLKARAEAEQAVRALLDGAFKALPVGAAQPAQAAPGR is encoded by the coding sequence GTGACGGCCGGCCCGATCATCGACCTGAAGGCCAAGCGCATCCCGGATCCGCCGGCCGCCGGCAAGGAGCCGGGCAAGGACGCTTCCAAGGACGCTTCCAGGGATACTTCCAAGGACGCCTCCAGGGACGGCAAGGAGCCGCCGAAAGGCCCGATCCCCGCGGTGGCCGCCGTCGATCCCGGCAGGAGCGCCGCCGCGCCCGCCGGCCGGGCACGGGCCGGGTTCGGCTCGCTCGCGGCCGCGGGGCTGCTCGGCGGCGTGATCGGCGCCGGCCTGCTGTTCGGCGCCGAGAAGGCCGGGATCGGTCCCGACCCGCGCCTGAGCGCCCTGGACCAGAGGCTCTCCGGCCAGCTCGCGTCCCTCGACAAGCGTCTCGACGGGCTGGCCCCGCGCGACGCCGTGACGGCGCTCGACAAGCGCGTCGCCGCCGCCGAGGCGAGCGCCAAGCAGGCCCTGGACAAGTCCGGTGCGGCGCCCGCGTCCACCGCCGACGGGCAAGCGGCCGGTCAGGCCTCCGGTCAGGCCCCCGCGGTGCCGCCGGATCTCGTCGCCCGCCTCGACAGCCTCGACCAGCGCGTCGCGGCCCTGCAGGAGGAGCCGGGTCAGGAGCCCGGTCGCGACCAGCCGGCCGATTCGAAGCTCGGCGTGGTCCAGGACAACGCGAAGCAGATCGCCGACCTCGAGACCCGCCTGAAGGCGGTGGAGGATGGCGGCGCCAACAAGGGCGCGGCCGAGGAGGCCGCCCGGAAGGTCGCGGCGCTGCAGAGCGAGGTGGAGCAGAAGACCAAGGCGAACGCCGAGGCCGACGCGGCCCTGGGGCAGCGCCTCGACGCGCTGCAGCAGGCCGTCGACGCGCGGGTGAAGGCCGCGACCGAGGCGGTCCAGGCGGCGACCCAGGCGAGCCGCACCGCCGCCGAGGCCGGACAGGCCCAGGCCGCGGAGGCCGCGAAGGCGGTCGACCGGCGGCTGCAGGAGCAGGCCGACCAGATCGCCGCTCTGGACAAGAGCGTCGCGCAGCGCGCCGAGGCCAGCACCGTCCAGGCGGCGCTCCGGGTCGTCGTCGCCGACCGCGTGGCGGCCGCCCTGGAATCCGGGACGAGCTACGCCGAGCCGCTCGCGACCCTGCGCAAGCTCGATCCGGGGACCGACGCGCAGGCCAAGGCCCTCGCGCCCTTCGCGGACGGCGGCGCGCCCTCGGCGGCCGATCTCGCCGACACGTTCCGGCCGATCGCCGAGCGGATCGCGGCCAAGCGGCAGGCGCAGCGGGCCAAGAGCGCGGCCGAGACCGGCGATTTCCGCACCAAGCTCCTCAGCATGGCCGACGGTCTCGTGCAGATCCGCAAGGCCGACGCGCCCGCCCCCGAGGCCGCGGACGATCCGGAGAGCAAGGTCCAGGCGGCCCTCGACCGCGGCGACCTGTCGGCGGCCTCGGCGGCCTTCGCGGCGCTCCCGGCCGAGGCGCGGGACCAGGCCGGGGATTTCGGCGCCAAGCTCAAGGCCCGGGCCGAGGCCGAGCAGGCCGTGCGCGCGCTGCTCGACGGCGCCTTCAAGGCCCTGCCGGTCGGCGCCGCCCAGCCGGCCCAGGCCGCCCCCGGGCGCTAG
- a CDS encoding ABC transporter ATP-binding protein, with protein sequence MRALIDLVRAMRSADRRRLALIALGLAAAALLEVVGVASVIPFLTLVGDPSAATRIPYLAQARSALGLTDERGFLLVTGGAALAAILVTALVNAGLTYAQLRFTHLAGYSLSRRLLFRYLDRERLFFAKANSAELAKNVLSETDRLVIGALTPATVLASRASSALAVIAFLLAYAPQLALILGGGFGGLYVGIYLVMRARLARLGGRTVADNEARFRIVQETFGALTELKLYGRAEAFASRFDAPARAYALATAASQLTGQMPRFVIEALAFGGVIVVVLFALAQGLDVAGILPLLGLFAFAGYRMLPAFQNIFTSVALMRFTLPAVRVIVDELADEREPRPRTAERLPFARAIRLESLGFDYGTGRPALAGIDLTIPVNATVGLAGRTGSGKSTLAGLILGVLGPTAGRITVDGRPLDAGTLPAWQNRIGYVPQEVFLVDGTVAENIALGLDAPDLAAVERAARLAGAHDFVAALPHGYAERVGERGARLSGGQRQRVGIARALYHDPDVIVFDEATSALDDETQAAVMRALRALSGRRTLILIAHRLSTLEGADAVHVLEAGRIVASGPPEAVLPGLGTAA encoded by the coding sequence ATGCGCGCGCTGATCGACCTCGTCCGCGCCATGCGGTCGGCCGACCGGCGCCGGCTCGCCCTGATCGCCCTCGGCCTCGCGGCGGCGGCGCTGCTCGAGGTGGTGGGCGTCGCCTCGGTGATCCCGTTCCTGACGCTGGTCGGGGACCCGTCGGCGGCGACCCGGATCCCCTACCTGGCCCAGGCCCGGAGCGCCCTCGGACTGACCGACGAGCGCGGCTTCCTGCTGGTGACCGGCGGGGCCGCGCTCGCGGCGATCCTCGTCACCGCGCTGGTGAATGCCGGGCTGACCTACGCGCAGCTCCGGTTCACGCACCTGGCCGGCTACAGCCTCAGCCGGCGGCTGCTGTTCCGCTACCTCGACCGGGAGCGGCTGTTCTTCGCGAAAGCCAACAGCGCCGAGCTCGCCAAGAACGTGCTGTCCGAGACCGACCGGCTGGTGATCGGCGCGCTGACCCCCGCCACGGTGCTCGCCTCGCGGGCGAGCTCGGCGCTCGCGGTGATCGCGTTCCTGCTGGCCTACGCGCCGCAGCTCGCGCTGATCCTGGGGGGCGGCTTCGGCGGCCTCTATGTCGGGATCTACCTGGTGATGCGCGCCCGGCTGGCCCGGCTGGGCGGCCGCACCGTCGCCGACAACGAGGCCCGCTTCCGGATCGTGCAGGAGACCTTCGGGGCGCTCACCGAGCTGAAGCTCTACGGGCGCGCGGAGGCGTTCGCGTCGCGGTTCGACGCCCCGGCCCGGGCCTACGCCCTCGCCACCGCGGCGAGCCAGCTCACCGGCCAGATGCCGCGCTTCGTCATCGAGGCCCTGGCCTTCGGCGGGGTGATCGTGGTGGTGCTGTTCGCGCTCGCCCAGGGGCTCGACGTCGCCGGCATCCTGCCGCTGCTCGGCCTGTTCGCCTTCGCGGGCTACCGCATGCTGCCGGCCTTCCAGAACATCTTCACCTCGGTGGCGCTGATGCGCTTCACCCTGCCGGCGGTGCGGGTGATCGTCGACGAGCTCGCCGACGAGCGCGAGCCCCGGCCCCGCACCGCGGAGCGTCTGCCCTTCGCGCGGGCGATCCGGCTCGAGAGCCTCGGCTTCGACTACGGCACCGGCCGTCCGGCCCTCGCGGGGATCGACCTGACGATCCCGGTCAACGCCACGGTCGGCCTCGCCGGGCGCACCGGCTCGGGCAAGTCGACGCTCGCGGGCCTGATCCTCGGCGTGCTGGGCCCGACCGCCGGGCGGATCACCGTGGACGGCCGGCCCCTCGATGCCGGCACCCTGCCCGCGTGGCAGAACCGGATCGGCTACGTCCCGCAGGAGGTGTTCCTGGTGGACGGGACCGTGGCGGAGAACATCGCGCTGGGCCTCGACGCGCCGGACCTCGCCGCCGTCGAGCGGGCGGCGCGGCTCGCCGGCGCCCACGACTTCGTCGCCGCCCTGCCGCACGGCTACGCCGAGCGGGTCGGCGAGCGCGGGGCGCGGCTGTCCGGCGGCCAGCGCCAGCGCGTCGGCATCGCCCGGGCACTCTACCACGACCCGGACGTCATCGTCTTCGACGAAGCGACCTCGGCCCTCGACGACGAGACGCAGGCGGCCGTGATGCGGGCGCTGCGCGCCCTCTCGGGCCGGCGGACGCTGATCCTGATCGCCCACCGCCTCTCGACTCTGGAGGGCGCCGACGCGGTCCACGTCCTGGAGGCCGGCCGGATCGTCGCTTCCGGGCCGCCCGAGGCGGTCCTGCCGGGGCTCGGAACGGCGGCCTGA